From the Psychrobacter sp. P11F6 genome, the window AGCATGAGCAAAGAGGCACGTGAGCACGAAGAGTTCCGCATGAGTCTTGAAACAGCATTGCAAGAAGCGCTTGCCTCAATCGATGCTGGTAAAGAGATTGCGAAAGAGAATGCTGAAGTATTAGCAGTTGCGTTACAGAAAGCCAAAATCGATATTGTTGGCGGCGAAGCGCATTTCTTTGACAACTTTGCCAAGTCACTGTCTATCGGTAAAGCCATTGATGGCCTAGCGGGTAAGTCGGACACATTGAGCGGTATCATCAATGGTGTGATGGCCAGTCAAGCCATGAAATCAAACCAGCAAAATGATGATAAAACGACTTATTAATAGGGTCAAAATGCCTAGTCTTAATGGGCAAATATTAGTGAGCAAGTTTTTATCTAACAGTGTGAATGAGTAATATTTTCTAAAATAAAAAATCTGTCGTGTAGGCGGCAGATTTTTTTGCTAACTCAGGGTGATTCGGAATGACGAATCATGATGAGTTGGTTAATCTAAAAAAACAGCAGTGACCACTCGTTTTTTTTAGATTAGCCAAGTGCTTCTTTACTTTCAATGATTCTTTATTGCCCAAAATTCTCTTATTAAGTAAAAACAGAAACGGACGAGTAACGATGGCGGACACGCAAAACTCAACAAATTCAGAAAGCAACGATAACGCTAATCAAGCCAACCAGACCGATCAGGCAGTTGCTTCAGGCAATACTTATGAGCTCATCAAAAAACGTCTGACGGAACAAGGCGGTCGTTTAGAGGCTCAAACGCAGACGCTAAATAATGCGCGTCTCGAAGAGTTTGGCAGCACCCAGATGCAAGTCATTGCCCGTACTCGTATTCGTACCGAGCACAACTGTGTGGCGCAAGATATGGTGCAGGTCGGTGATTATTTGCTGTTTGGCTACAACGTTTTTATGGGGCTCAAACGCGCGAGTAATATTAAGGACGTATTGTCGTTATATCGTCTGAACGAGCCAGTTGGTAATGAAGAAGAGTATCAGCTCGAAGAAGTAGACCTAAAAGGGACTTTTTTGGCTCAAGACGCCTTTGTCCAAGATTTCAATGAGCTGTATCGATACTACAAGCAAACGCGCCTGATCCAAATAACGGTTAAAGACAGCAAATTGCTATTGGCGTTTCAAATTGGCGAGCGTATCACCGATATTCGAGTGTTCCGTTTTGCGTTAGATTTTAGCCAAGGCACACCAGAGTCGGCGCAAGTCGCTTATGTGGACAATCGAGGCGAGCGTGATATTGAGCTGCCGCCTGCTTATGATTTTGACTGGATTGATACCACCCGCGATCAAATGGTGAATGGCAAATATCCGCATATGAATATCTTAGACACGATATTTGTGGAAACGGTCGGTGGCGATTTGACCATCAAGATTGAGGACAATACGCAGTCCGGTCAGGGTATTTATAGCGAACCAGTCAATGACCGTACTCAGTCGCTGACGGATGCTGAGATTGCTTATGCCAAAGTCGGCAGTCTAATACTGCTTAAAATATTGCCTTATCGTGAAGAGGACTACCGTTATTTCGTTTATAACACCTTGACCGAAGCGGTGCTGCGTTTGGATGCGATTGGTCAATCGTGTGTCCAGCTACCAGAAGACCACGGCATCATGTTTCCGGGTGGTTATTATCTACAGACGGGTGAGTATAAGCTGTTTGAGGCCAATAACGTTGGTGCTACTGACTTACGGTTTAAGCGTAAAATTGTATCGCCGAATGGGGAAGATGTTCTATTCTTATTTTACGATAGAGACTTGGGCGTCACGGGGCTGTTCCCTTATAACCTGATTAAAAAGCAATTGGCAAATCCTATCTATTGTAACGGCATGGCTTTGGCTGAGAATGGCCGTTTGGTGCTGTTTAGTGACCAAAGCGAGCCGTCTCGTATTCATCCAATGCAGATATGGCACACGCCTTATGCCTCACACGAGTATGTGAGTGAGCTGCCAGAGAGCACGAGTTTTTATGGCAAGATTGGTAATAAAGAACTGGTACGCGGTATTTCAGACCTTTATAGCATCACGCGTCTCATTGACAATCAAAGCGTCTCTCAAAAGCTCTATGAAGAGCTTACCAATAATACCAGCCGACTCTTTGACAGCTATTACTGGTTGTCTGAGCCTGAGCTAAGCGAAGTCGCCAGTAGTATTAAAGAAGTAACGGCCACGGCTGAACTGGTGATTGATGAGTTCGCCAAAGTACAAAGTATTCAAAAGCAAACCCAAACCGCACTAGCCGATGCTGATACGCAGCAAAGTGAGATTTTGCGGCAGATACGCGTCACTAGCTTTGAGTCTGCCAGTGATTATGTCGATCAGTTGTCAGCGTTAAGACGTCAAAAAGGCAGTTTGGTTAGCTTAGAAGAGTTGCGTTATTTAGATGCCGATAAACTACAAGCATTGCAAAAGCAGTTAGAAGAAGCCGAAAGCGAGCTGGCTGAAAAGACTGTGCTGTTCTTAAGTGGTGAAGAGGCGCTATCAAGTTACGAAGGTATATTGGTCGATGTCAGTGAGCGTTTAAACACCGCTGAAACCAATGCCGAGCTAAAACCTGTATTAGAAAAAATTGATGAGACGGCGCAAGGGTTAGATTTATTAACCGAGCTATTAGGGACGCTAGATGTAGCCGATGCCACGGTACGTACGCAAATTATCGATGACATATCGACCATTTATGCCAGCCTGAACCAGAGCAAAGCCAAGCTTAATCACAAACGCAAAAATCTAGGCTCAGCGGAGGCCGTCGCACAATTTGGTGCGCAGTTTAAGCTGTTCGGTCAATCTATTGCCAATGCATTATCTATTGCCAATACGCCTGAGAAATCAGATGAGCAAATGGCTAAGCTATTGGTGCAGCTAGAAGAATTAGAAAGTCAGTTCGCTGATCCAGAGACCAATAGTGGCGATCAGTTTTTAGCCGATATCATCAGTAAGCGTGAAGAGATTTACGAGACCTTCGAAAATCATAAGCAGCAATTACTCGATTCCCGCAATCGCAAAGCGCAAAACTTAGGTGATGGCGCGCTACGAATGCTTGAGAGTATTAAAAAACGCACGCAAAGCACTGGTGTCACAGGCTTTACAGAGGAAGAGGCGCTAAATACGTATTTTGCGGCTGATGGTCTGGTACAAAAAGTTCGTAATATTGCAAAAGAGCTACAAGCGATGGGCTTTAGTGTCAAAGCCGATGACATCGATGCCCGCCTAAAAGCCATTCAAATCGAGAGTTATAAGAGTCTAAAAGATAAGTCGGACTTGTTTGAAGATGGTGGTCAGATTATTAAACTGGGCAAGCACCGTTTTTCGGTCAATACTCAGCCATTAGATTTGACCTTATTGAGCCGTCAGCAGTCAGATGGCAATCGTGTTTTAAATCTACATCTAACGGGCACAGACTATTATGAAGTGCTTAATAATGCTGAGCTGAACGCCTTGCGCCCGTATTGGGACATGAATATCGCCTCTGAGTCCGATACCGTTTACCGCGCGGAGTACTTAGCCTATAGCATTATCGAGAGTGCTAAGAATAGCAAAGAGGGTTTGACCGAAGCGCGTTTATATCAAGCATACGATGCGACGGTCATTACCCTCGATATTAATGGCGATATTGATAACGACAGCCCCTTGTCCAAACTGGTCAAAGCTTACGCCACCCCTCGCTACCAGCTCGGCTATGACAAAGGCATTCATGACCATGATGCCACGCTATTATTGATGCAAATATTGCCGACTTTGCGCGAGGCAGGACTGCTCATTTATACCCCGCAAGTACGTGCGCTGGCGCAATTATTCTATTGGCAGCTCAATATCGTACAAGCGCTGGGCTTAGACAGCTTACGCCAGTTCGGTTATGACGCTTGGTTAAATGAATCCGTGCTGACGCGCGCGAGCAACTGGACGGATAGAGCCGCGACTGCCGAGCAACTGCGCCGTGCATTGGGCAGTGATATGGCCAAATCGCTATTGGTCGAAGATATGAGCCAAGTGATGCGTGACTTTGTCGCTGCTTATCATGATGGAAGTGCTAGCGGTGATAAAGATGGTAGCGTTGATAACAACGCCAACATCTTCAAACCAAGCTACGTTCAGCTTGCTTGTGAATATTTGGTGAGTGTCATGGGGCAGTCGGCTGAAACAAGTGCAGGCGCAAACAGCACAATAAATTGGCAAACCAGCCAACAAGCGCAGCAGTTGTGTGAGCAGCTAAGCCAAACGCTAAATAGTGCTTCAGGTAGTATGCAAGCGACGGCCAGTTTTGACCAACTACAGTCTTCAATTGGCAAACTTGGATTCCAGCCCAAATCAGCCTATGAGCTATTGGCAACCTGGTTTCATGCATTGCTTGATAAGACTTACGGTGGTAATGAGTCAGATAATGCATCAGCTGATGGCAGAGATGAGGCAGGCGAGACACTCAGTGAAGCGCAGCTTGCTGAGAGTAAGGAAAAAGAGGCGCTACGCAAGCAACAGCTAGAAAGTGGCCGTCATTATGTGCCGGAGGCGATTGCTGTTTTACTTACTCAATTGAACGATGCCCAGCGTGAAGCTTTGGTGCAACGACTGATTGATTCAGGTGCGACTTTCGATAAAGGATTAGGTGTTAAAAGGCTAGGTAATAAAAATCTGAGTAATCAAGGTTTAAACAGTACAGGCGCAAGTGCCACGCCATCTGCCTTATCATTTTCCTCAATTACCTCGTCGGCTACGTCAACGCCTTCATTGACCAGTATTAATAATCCGCTCAATCAAGTGCAAAGCTTTGAGCGTAGCACGGGTAAGGTATCGCTTGAAATACAAGTGAATTACCTACTGGGTGAGCATCCGCGTATTCATCAGCAGACCTTAACCTTTGCCGTCGATGACTTCTTAAATCGTCTGCATCATCATGATACCCAAGTTATCCCTGCCTATAGACGTTATCTGGCCATGCGCTCAGAGATTTTGCATGATTCAAAAGAGACGTTGCGACTGGACGAGTTTATGCCACGTCCATTGTCTTCATTTGTGCGTAACCGGCTGATTAATGAGAGCTATCTG encodes:
- a CDS encoding DNA repair ATPase, translated to MADTQNSTNSESNDNANQANQTDQAVASGNTYELIKKRLTEQGGRLEAQTQTLNNARLEEFGSTQMQVIARTRIRTEHNCVAQDMVQVGDYLLFGYNVFMGLKRASNIKDVLSLYRLNEPVGNEEEYQLEEVDLKGTFLAQDAFVQDFNELYRYYKQTRLIQITVKDSKLLLAFQIGERITDIRVFRFALDFSQGTPESAQVAYVDNRGERDIELPPAYDFDWIDTTRDQMVNGKYPHMNILDTIFVETVGGDLTIKIEDNTQSGQGIYSEPVNDRTQSLTDAEIAYAKVGSLILLKILPYREEDYRYFVYNTLTEAVLRLDAIGQSCVQLPEDHGIMFPGGYYLQTGEYKLFEANNVGATDLRFKRKIVSPNGEDVLFLFYDRDLGVTGLFPYNLIKKQLANPIYCNGMALAENGRLVLFSDQSEPSRIHPMQIWHTPYASHEYVSELPESTSFYGKIGNKELVRGISDLYSITRLIDNQSVSQKLYEELTNNTSRLFDSYYWLSEPELSEVASSIKEVTATAELVIDEFAKVQSIQKQTQTALADADTQQSEILRQIRVTSFESASDYVDQLSALRRQKGSLVSLEELRYLDADKLQALQKQLEEAESELAEKTVLFLSGEEALSSYEGILVDVSERLNTAETNAELKPVLEKIDETAQGLDLLTELLGTLDVADATVRTQIIDDISTIYASLNQSKAKLNHKRKNLGSAEAVAQFGAQFKLFGQSIANALSIANTPEKSDEQMAKLLVQLEELESQFADPETNSGDQFLADIISKREEIYETFENHKQQLLDSRNRKAQNLGDGALRMLESIKKRTQSTGVTGFTEEEALNTYFAADGLVQKVRNIAKELQAMGFSVKADDIDARLKAIQIESYKSLKDKSDLFEDGGQIIKLGKHRFSVNTQPLDLTLLSRQQSDGNRVLNLHLTGTDYYEVLNNAELNALRPYWDMNIASESDTVYRAEYLAYSIIESAKNSKEGLTEARLYQAYDATVITLDINGDIDNDSPLSKLVKAYATPRYQLGYDKGIHDHDATLLLMQILPTLREAGLLIYTPQVRALAQLFYWQLNIVQALGLDSLRQFGYDAWLNESVLTRASNWTDRAATAEQLRRALGSDMAKSLLVEDMSQVMRDFVAAYHDGSASGDKDGSVDNNANIFKPSYVQLACEYLVSVMGQSAETSAGANSTINWQTSQQAQQLCEQLSQTLNSASGSMQATASFDQLQSSIGKLGFQPKSAYELLATWFHALLDKTYGGNESDNASADGRDEAGETLSEAQLAESKEKEALRKQQLESGRHYVPEAIAVLLTQLNDAQREALVQRLIDSGATFDKGLGVKRLGNKNLSNQGLNSTGASATPSALSFSSITSSATSTPSLTSINNPLNQVQSFERSTGKVSLEIQVNYLLGEHPRIHQQTLTFAVDDFLNRLHHHDTQVIPAYRRYLAMRSEILHDSKETLRLDEFMPRPLSSFVRNRLINESYLPLIGDNLAKQMGTVGEDKRTDLMGILMMISPPGYGKTTLMEYVANRLGLIFMKINCPSLGHDVTSLDPEKAPNATAREELNKINLAFEMGNNVMLYLDDIQHTHAEFLQKFISLGDGTRRIDGVWQGKTKTYDMRGKKFCVVMAGNPYTESGEAFKVPDMLANRADIYNLGDIMSGMEEVFALSYIENSLTSNTVLAPLANRDLADVHRLIKMAKADNANLAQAQSGDLTYPYSTSEVNEIIAILRHMFRVQEVILDVNQAYIASASQDDKYRIEPIFKLQGSYRNMNKMTEKLSAVMNKSELNQLIDDHYLGESQLLTQGAESNLLKLGEMRGVLTEAETERWAQIKADFLRNKAMGGEDGDTGARIVAQLVDLASGFNAISSQFETYLTKNDPEQIARLREAGQQAQLDAQLNSQLEAQKILADSVLNNAKVVSDSIDNGFEKSLNQLMQIYKHDHNAEKAEGEYFKKNQEVQKQLMVQLVNAVEQLAQKMASSLSSSLTESLIKNEEHQTVDSDVPDITQQTALMANALKEALAPLTMRMDEKLLIDSSTDQSGKLIVNSLNRLNKIFDDYD